The Halomonas sp. THAF5a genome segment TGGTGCTGGACCAGGTCGGCGTCTTCGCCGAGGGGGTCGCCGTGTCGCAGATCGGCGAGGCGCCCTTCGCCGTGATGCGTGGCCTGATCGACGACGTCATCACCGTCAACACCGACGAGATGTGTGCGGCGGTCAAGGACATCTTCGAGGACACCCGGGCGGTCTCCGAGACCTCCGGCGCGCTGTCGCTCGCCGGACTCAAGAAGTACATCCAGCAGACCGGCGCCGAGCACGAGACCCTGGTCTGCATCAATTCCGGGGCCAACACCAACTTCGATCGCCTGCAGCACATCGCCGAGCGCACCGAGCTCGGCGAGCAGCGCGAGGCGATCCTCGCCGTGACCATCCCCGAGAAGCCGGGCAGCTTCAAGAAGTTCTGCCGCACCATCGGCAAGCGCATGGTCACCGAGTTCAACTATCGCTACGCGGAGCCCGAGCAGGCTCACATCTTCGTCGGCGTGCAGGTGAAGCCCGGCGGCGAGGATCGCCAGGCGGTGATCGACCGGCTGCGCGATGCCGGCTACCCGGTGGAGGACCTCACCGACAACGAGCTGGCCAAGCTGCATATCCGCCACCTGGGCGGCGGCCGCCCCAAGGAGCAGTTCGAGGAAGAGGTCTATCGCTTCGAGTTCCCGGAGCGCCCCGGCGCGCTGATGAACTTCCTCACCCACCTGCCCCAGGACTGGAACATCTCGCTGTTCCACTACCGCAATCACGGCGCCGCCTATGGCCGGGTGCTGGTCGGCATGCAGGTGCCCAATGGTGACCGCCGCCACGTCGAGGGCTACTTCGACGAGATCGGCTATCGCTACTGGAAGGAGAGCGACAACCCGGCCTATCGGCTCTTCATGGCCTGAGGGCCGGGCGAAGCGGCGAGACACGGCCAGAAGTGAGCGCTGACTCACCGCGCGGTCTCGGTCATGCAAGTGTTTCGATATGTATCGTAGTGAGAGCGCCGGTTGCCATGCGTAAGCTCGAGGCTCTATAGTCTCGCGAGTGTCATCGCCGTCGCGGTGATATCGTTACCCTCTTCACCCCGGACCGATGCGGTCCCGTCTCCTTGGAGTCCATTACAATGAAGCGCAAGCCCGATCTGGTCATGGCACTGGTGCTGGTCTTTGGCATCGGGATCGTGGCCACCGGCTACGCCCAGGCGCTGGCGGGCGGCTGAGGCCCGCGCTGCAGAGCGGCCATCGCCCTGCCCGCTCCCGCCCGATGACGACGGCCGA includes the following:
- the ilvA gene encoding threonine ammonia-lyase, biosynthetic, which translates into the protein MLEATVKKILQARVYEAARETPISPAPFLSRRFNNQILIKREDLQPVYSFKIRGAYNKMAQLSDEQKAKGVIAASAGNHAQGLAMAAKLMGVKAVIVMPRITPEIKVAAVRARGAKVVLKGDAFAEAAAHAQELIAEHGYTYIPPFDDLDVIAGQGTIAVEILRQHGGAIDAIFVPVGGGGLIAGVAAYVKYLRPEIKVIGVESEDSACLKAALAAGDRVVLDQVGVFAEGVAVSQIGEAPFAVMRGLIDDVITVNTDEMCAAVKDIFEDTRAVSETSGALSLAGLKKYIQQTGAEHETLVCINSGANTNFDRLQHIAERTELGEQREAILAVTIPEKPGSFKKFCRTIGKRMVTEFNYRYAEPEQAHIFVGVQVKPGGEDRQAVIDRLRDAGYPVEDLTDNELAKLHIRHLGGGRPKEQFEEEVYRFEFPERPGALMNFLTHLPQDWNISLFHYRNHGAAYGRVLVGMQVPNGDRRHVEGYFDEIGYRYWKESDNPAYRLFMA